In the Mya arenaria isolate MELC-2E11 chromosome 11, ASM2691426v1 genome, one interval contains:
- the LOC128208326 gene encoding protein GVQW3-like: MSSQEHLEIRANIKFYKEIGKTPSETYKLLKLTRVDYCVCRALVFKWHRRFSDGRQSLEDDAGRGRKSTIGPSAVTSIEEKLKPDCSMTVWELSEAANVIYGTAHSILTTELNMRKVLDRDLIRALGKKRGDIRLIISSSIRIMPHFILRRPHSLRLAS, encoded by the exons ATGTCGTCACAAGAACATTTGGAAATTCGCgcaaacattaaattttacaaagaaataggGAAAACACCATCCGAAACGTATAAGCTACTAAAGCTGACACGGGTAGACTACTGCGTTTGCCGTGCACTGGTTTTCAAGTGGCATCGACGCTTTTCTGATGGCCGACAGTCCCTTGAAGATGATGCAGGCCGTGGACGGAAGTCAACAATCGGACCGTCAGCTGTGACGTCAATTGAAGAGAAACTGAAACCGGACTGCAGCATGACTGTATGGGAGCTGTCAGAGGCTGCCAATGTCATCTATGGAACCGCACACAGCATTTTGACCACCGAATTAAACATGCGGAAG GTACTCGACCGTGATCTCATCCGGGCGCTTGGAAAGAAGAGGGGTGACATCCGGTTGATCATTTCATCCTCCATCAGGATAATGCCCCACTTCATACTGCGGCGACCACACAGCTTGAGATTAGCGTCCTAG